The Mycobacterium sp. 3519A genome contains a region encoding:
- a CDS encoding LuxR C-terminal-related transcriptional regulator, giving the protein MGNLWPFTGRAVETAQIVRTLAEPGSSSGVVIAGDPGVGKSRLAREVLTAIADRCETRWVVATKSGRALPFGAFSEWIRDAGSDPTMLVRSVIDTLTATTRGRSVVVGVDDAHQLDELSALVVHQLINRQLAKVVVTVRNREQAPDAITGLWKDSYLDRIQLTALTRQECCQLLTRVLHGPVAPTTLEHLWQLTQGNALFLRHLVDQELARKHWSFRNGSWAWDGNDLASTELADLVTSQMGALSEPLADVVDLLTVAGPLECDLLAQITDWSVVEEARTRGLVAVEYDSTTAIARLGHPLYGEVRRWKSSGMRGRELRGRVVRAVADGPVGDTQELLRRALWWLESDLPPNGALFTQAAGAAMQLLNPLLAERLAGEARRVETTYEATYLHTFALHLVGRAPEAERILADVFDQRFAPEELANLAMFRAANLYWVLGQTAASRQVLDDAQGRLPVETHGVLTAYRALVEAADGSAGAAIDIADSVLSKDISDIAAMNALYALELACGYAGRVEKATGAAKRGYQLAERSPGVAPMLFGFTEHHIQALVLAGHLGEAQGLAQRAAHQTIDTPVASSAYAALFMGHVDLSGGRVRAAISRLEKAVRTFTEIGNVKLGEVLSRCDFVVALATCGDADSATSEFAALDALQNPFGYLEPRCVLARAWLSAAEGEMTAAVASCLKAAEIAREQGYFAQETMCLHTAVRFGDFTSATRLGDLREFVEGPRVAAAAAHASALAVGDADQLSAASRSFERFGDLAAAIDAAAHAANAYRRRDQRGSALTELARAHELAELCGGMDTPALRAVEADLLTGRQREVLAMAARGLSNRDIAHRLNVSVRTVEGHRYRATKRKA; this is encoded by the coding sequence GTGGGAAACCTGTGGCCGTTCACTGGGCGGGCCGTAGAGACCGCGCAGATCGTCCGCACATTGGCCGAGCCCGGCTCGTCGTCCGGTGTGGTGATCGCGGGTGACCCCGGGGTCGGCAAGAGTCGGCTGGCGCGAGAAGTTCTGACCGCCATAGCGGATCGGTGCGAGACAAGATGGGTCGTTGCCACCAAGTCGGGCCGCGCGCTGCCGTTCGGCGCGTTCTCGGAATGGATCCGTGATGCCGGCTCGGATCCCACCATGCTGGTGCGCAGCGTCATCGACACTCTCACCGCGACCACCCGGGGCCGCTCAGTGGTCGTGGGGGTGGATGATGCGCATCAACTCGACGAGCTCTCCGCGTTGGTCGTGCATCAGCTGATTAATCGTCAGCTCGCGAAAGTCGTTGTGACCGTGAGAAATCGGGAGCAGGCTCCCGACGCGATCACCGGGTTGTGGAAAGATTCCTACCTTGACCGCATCCAGCTCACCGCGCTGACGCGGCAGGAATGCTGCCAGCTTCTAACGCGGGTGCTGCACGGACCGGTCGCCCCGACCACCCTGGAACACCTATGGCAGTTGACGCAGGGCAACGCGTTGTTCCTGCGTCACCTCGTGGACCAGGAGCTGGCGCGAAAGCACTGGTCGTTTCGCAACGGCTCGTGGGCGTGGGACGGCAACGACCTCGCGTCGACCGAGCTCGCCGATCTGGTCACATCGCAGATGGGCGCGCTGTCTGAACCGCTGGCCGACGTCGTCGACCTGCTGACCGTGGCGGGACCGCTCGAATGCGACTTGCTGGCCCAGATCACCGACTGGTCGGTTGTCGAGGAGGCTAGGACGAGGGGACTGGTCGCTGTCGAGTACGACTCGACCACGGCCATTGCGAGGTTGGGTCACCCGTTGTATGGCGAGGTCCGCCGCTGGAAGAGCAGTGGCATGCGAGGCAGGGAACTGCGCGGGCGCGTCGTGCGGGCGGTCGCCGACGGTCCGGTTGGCGATACCCAGGAGCTGCTACGTCGAGCGCTGTGGTGGCTCGAATCGGATCTGCCGCCCAATGGTGCGCTTTTCACTCAAGCGGCTGGCGCAGCAATGCAGCTTTTGAATCCGCTATTGGCAGAACGCCTTGCGGGTGAAGCCCGGCGCGTAGAGACGACCTACGAGGCGACGTATCTGCACACCTTCGCGTTGCATCTAGTCGGTCGAGCACCTGAGGCGGAACGCATCCTCGCTGACGTGTTCGACCAGCGTTTCGCACCAGAAGAGCTTGCAAACTTGGCGATGTTCCGGGCAGCGAACCTGTATTGGGTACTAGGCCAGACTGCTGCATCGCGCCAAGTGCTCGACGACGCGCAAGGGCGACTTCCGGTCGAGACACACGGCGTGCTCACTGCATACCGGGCGTTGGTCGAAGCCGCAGACGGATCGGCGGGTGCCGCGATCGACATCGCGGATTCCGTTCTCAGCAAGGATATTTCAGATATCGCAGCGATGAACGCGTTGTACGCACTTGAACTCGCGTGTGGGTACGCAGGCCGCGTCGAAAAAGCAACCGGCGCGGCGAAACGTGGCTATCAACTGGCTGAACGTTCGCCGGGCGTCGCCCCGATGCTCTTTGGTTTCACCGAGCATCACATCCAGGCGCTCGTTCTTGCTGGACATCTCGGCGAAGCGCAAGGGCTGGCCCAACGGGCCGCACACCAAACGATCGATACCCCGGTGGCGTCAAGCGCCTATGCCGCGCTGTTCATGGGTCACGTTGACCTAAGTGGGGGACGGGTTCGCGCTGCGATCAGTCGACTCGAGAAGGCGGTTCGTACTTTCACGGAAATCGGCAACGTGAAACTTGGTGAAGTGCTGTCCCGCTGCGATTTCGTGGTGGCACTGGCGACATGCGGCGATGCAGACAGTGCCACCTCTGAATTCGCCGCGTTGGACGCGTTGCAGAATCCGTTCGGCTATTTGGAGCCGCGTTGCGTGTTGGCGCGTGCTTGGCTGTCCGCCGCGGAGGGAGAAATGACAGCCGCAGTGGCGAGCTGTCTGAAAGCGGCCGAAATCGCCAGAGAGCAAGGCTATTTCGCTCAGGAGACGATGTGTTTGCATACCGCAGTGCGCTTCGGCGATTTCACATCTGCGACACGGCTCGGCGACCTCCGGGAGTTCGTCGAAGGCCCGAGGGTGGCCGCCGCGGCAGCCCACGCCAGCGCGCTGGCTGTAGGCGACGCAGACCAATTGTCGGCAGCATCGCGCAGTTTCGAGAGGTTTGGTGACCTGGCCGCGGCGATCGACGCCGCCGCACACGCCGCCAACGCATACCGGAGACGCGATCAACGGGGTTCGGCACTCACCGAGTTGGCGCGGGCGCACGAGCTGGCCGAGTTGTGCGGGGGCATGGACACGCCCGCATTGCGGGCCGTGGAGGCGGACCTGCTGACCGGTAGGCAGCGCGAGGTGTTGGCCATGGCAGCGCGGGGTCTGTCGAACCGCGACATCGCGCACCGGTTGAACGTTTCGGTCCGCACGGTCGAGGGACACCGCTATCGCGCGACGAAGCGAAAGGCGTAG
- the polA gene encoding DNA polymerase I has translation MLLDGNSLAYRAFYALPAENFKTQGGLTTNAVYGFTAMLINLLRDEQPSHIAAAFDVSRQTFRVEKYPEYKAGRASTPDEFRGQIDITKEVLVALGITVLAEPGFEADDIIATLATQAQDEGYRVLVVTGDRDSLQLVSDDVTVLYPRKGVSELTRFTPEAVLEKYGLTPQQYPDFAALRGDPSDNLPGIPGVGEKTATKWIAEYGSLQALVDQVDTVKGKVGDALRAHLSSVVLNRELTDLVKDVPLAQTPDTLRMQPWNRDQIHRLFDDLEFRVLRDRLFDTLASADPEVDQGFDVKGGMLEPGELAGWLAEHTTGKRSGMAVVGTHLAFDADATALAIVAADGDGRYLDTATLHPDDEAALAKWLADPNQPKALHEAKLAMHDLEGRGWKLAGVTSDTALAAYLVRPGQRSFALDDLSLRYLKRELRADNPEQQQLSLLDDSDGVDDQAVQTVILRASAVMDLADALDEELARMECSSLLGDMELPVQRALAEMESAGIAVDLKQLGELQSEFADLIRDAAEAAYAVIGKQINLGSPKQLQVVLFDELEMPKTKRTKTGYTTDADALQSLFDKTGHPFLQHLLAHRDATRLKVTVDGLIAAVAGDGRIHTTFNQTIAATGRLSSTEPNLQNIPIRTEAGRRIRDAFVVGKGYHELMTADYSQIEMRIMAHLSKDAGLIEAFNTGEDLHSFVASRAFSVPIDEVTAELRRRVKAMSYGLAYGLSAYGLAAQLKISTEEAKVQMEQYFDRFGGVRDYLRDVVDQARKDGYTSTVFGRRRYLPELDSSNRNVREAAERAALNAPIQGSAADIIKVAMINVDKALKDSGLKSRMLLQVHDELLFEVAEGEHDDLEKLVREQMGNAYPLDVPLEVSVGFGRSWDAAAH, from the coding sequence ATGCTGCTGGACGGCAATTCGCTGGCGTACCGGGCCTTCTACGCGCTGCCCGCGGAGAACTTCAAGACCCAGGGCGGGTTGACCACCAACGCGGTGTACGGCTTCACCGCGATGCTGATCAACCTGCTGCGTGACGAGCAGCCTTCGCACATCGCCGCCGCGTTCGACGTCTCGCGCCAGACCTTCCGCGTCGAGAAGTACCCGGAGTACAAGGCGGGCCGCGCGTCCACGCCCGACGAGTTCCGCGGCCAGATCGACATCACCAAGGAGGTGCTGGTCGCCCTCGGCATCACCGTGCTCGCGGAGCCCGGGTTCGAGGCCGACGACATCATCGCCACGCTCGCCACCCAGGCTCAGGACGAGGGCTACCGGGTGCTGGTCGTCACCGGCGACCGGGACTCGCTACAACTGGTCAGCGACGACGTCACGGTGCTGTACCCGCGCAAGGGCGTCAGCGAGCTGACCAGGTTCACCCCGGAGGCGGTGCTCGAGAAATACGGGTTGACCCCGCAGCAGTATCCGGACTTCGCTGCCCTGCGCGGAGACCCCAGCGACAACCTGCCCGGCATCCCGGGCGTGGGGGAGAAGACCGCCACCAAGTGGATCGCCGAGTACGGTTCCCTGCAGGCGCTCGTCGACCAGGTCGACACGGTCAAGGGCAAGGTCGGCGACGCGCTTCGGGCGCATCTGTCCAGCGTCGTGCTCAACCGTGAGCTCACCGATCTGGTCAAGGACGTGCCGCTGGCGCAGACACCGGACACGCTGCGGATGCAGCCCTGGAATCGCGACCAGATCCATCGCCTGTTCGACGACCTGGAGTTCCGGGTGCTGCGCGACCGGCTGTTCGACACGCTGGCCTCGGCCGATCCGGAGGTCGACCAGGGCTTCGACGTCAAGGGCGGAATGCTGGAGCCCGGCGAACTTGCGGGCTGGCTCGCCGAGCACACCACGGGCAAGCGGTCCGGCATGGCCGTCGTCGGCACGCACCTGGCCTTCGACGCCGACGCCACCGCCCTTGCCATCGTCGCCGCGGACGGCGACGGTCGCTACCTCGACACCGCCACCCTGCACCCCGACGACGAGGCCGCGCTGGCGAAGTGGCTGGCCGACCCAAACCAGCCGAAGGCGCTGCACGAAGCCAAGCTGGCGATGCACGATCTCGAGGGACGCGGGTGGAAGCTGGCCGGCGTCACCTCCGACACTGCACTGGCCGCCTATCTGGTCCGCCCCGGACAGCGCAGCTTCGCGCTCGACGATCTGTCGCTTCGCTATCTGAAACGCGAGCTGCGCGCGGATAACCCTGAGCAACAACAGCTTTCGCTGCTCGACGACAGTGACGGCGTAGACGATCAGGCCGTACAAACCGTCATCCTGCGTGCCAGCGCCGTGATGGATCTGGCCGATGCGCTCGACGAGGAACTGGCGCGGATGGAGTGCTCGTCGCTGCTCGGCGACATGGAGTTGCCGGTCCAGCGGGCGCTCGCCGAGATGGAATCAGCGGGCATCGCCGTCGACCTCAAGCAGCTGGGTGAGCTGCAGAGCGAGTTCGCGGACCTGATCCGTGACGCGGCGGAGGCGGCGTATGCCGTGATCGGCAAGCAGATCAACCTCGGGTCGCCGAAGCAGCTGCAGGTGGTGCTGTTCGACGAGCTGGAGATGCCGAAGACCAAGCGCACCAAGACCGGTTACACCACCGACGCCGACGCGCTGCAGTCACTGTTCGACAAGACCGGCCACCCGTTCCTGCAGCACCTGCTGGCCCACCGCGACGCCACCAGGCTCAAGGTCACCGTCGACGGGCTGATCGCAGCCGTGGCCGGAGACGGGCGAATTCATACCACGTTCAACCAGACCATCGCGGCCACCGGACGGTTGTCGTCCACCGAACCGAACCTGCAGAACATCCCGATCCGCACCGAGGCGGGCCGCCGCATCCGGGACGCGTTCGTGGTCGGCAAGGGCTACCACGAGTTGATGACGGCCGACTACAGCCAGATCGAGATGCGGATCATGGCGCACCTGTCGAAGGACGCCGGCCTGATCGAGGCGTTCAACACCGGTGAGGACCTGCACTCGTTCGTCGCATCGCGGGCCTTCTCGGTGCCCATCGACGAGGTCACCGCCGAATTGCGGCGCCGCGTCAAGGCGATGTCGTACGGCCTGGCCTACGGATTGAGCGCGTATGGCCTTGCCGCCCAACTGAAGATCTCCACCGAAGAGGCCAAGGTGCAGATGGAGCAGTACTTCGACCGGTTCGGTGGGGTGCGCGACTATCTGCGTGACGTCGTCGACCAGGCACGCAAGGACGGCTACACGTCGACGGTGTTCGGCAGGCGGCGTTACCTGCCCGAGCTGGACAGCAGCAACCGCAACGTCCGCGAGGCCGCCGAACGCGCGGCGCTCAACGCGCCCATTCAGGGCAGCGCCGCCGACATCATCAAGGTCGCGATGATCAACGTCGACAAGGCGCTCAAGGACTCCGGCCTCAAGTCGCGCATGCTGCTGCAGGTGCATGACGAACTGCTGTTCGAGGTCGCCGAGGGCGAGCACGACGACCTCGAGAAGCTGGTGCGCGAGCAGATGGGCAACGCGTATCCGCTGGACGTGCCGCTCGAGGTCAGCGTGGGGTTCGGACGAAGCTGGGATGCGGCGGCGCACTGA
- the glsA gene encoding glutaminase A, protein MAAITAELLNDLVDQVRPWLGSGAVSNYLPELSRARSDELAVAVDLGDDGVITAGDSEATFTLQSVVKVFTLLLALHHHGKDYVFDRVGCDQALGSYNSLESFIRGSGVPVNPFVNAGALVIVDMLPGSSPDARVAHVLNFIRALSNNPDIGIDLDTARSELMMADQNRALAYYLRGHHFVATEVEDLLWAYCQMCAIRIDVVDLAAAGRMLSERTHIRVMDEVLDASYLRLARRLMLSTGMYEASGQYACDVGIPAKCGVSGAMMGVVRHQKGIGIYGPALDGSGNSIGGVRLMQLLSKVLDVE, encoded by the coding sequence GTGGCTGCGATCACAGCGGAATTGCTGAACGATCTGGTCGACCAGGTGCGGCCCTGGCTCGGCTCCGGCGCGGTATCGAACTACCTGCCGGAGCTGAGCCGGGCTCGCAGCGACGAACTCGCCGTCGCGGTCGACCTCGGTGACGACGGCGTCATCACCGCGGGCGACAGCGAGGCCACCTTCACGCTGCAGAGCGTGGTCAAGGTGTTCACCCTGCTGTTGGCGCTGCACCACCACGGCAAGGATTACGTGTTCGACCGGGTCGGCTGCGATCAGGCTCTCGGCTCGTACAACTCGCTCGAGTCGTTCATCAGAGGCTCCGGCGTCCCGGTCAACCCATTCGTCAACGCGGGCGCGCTCGTCATCGTCGACATGCTGCCCGGAAGCAGTCCGGACGCCCGCGTGGCGCACGTGCTGAACTTCATTCGCGCGCTGTCGAACAATCCGGACATCGGTATCGATCTCGACACGGCGCGATCCGAACTCATGATGGCGGATCAGAACCGGGCGCTGGCCTACTACCTGCGCGGCCACCATTTCGTCGCAACGGAGGTCGAGGACCTGTTGTGGGCGTACTGCCAGATGTGCGCGATCCGGATCGACGTCGTGGATCTGGCGGCCGCGGGCCGAATGCTCTCCGAGCGCACGCACATTCGGGTGATGGACGAAGTGCTCGATGCGTCGTACCTACGGCTGGCACGCCGGCTGATGCTGTCGACAGGCATGTACGAAGCGTCCGGGCAGTACGCCTGCGACGTCGGCATCCCGGCGAAATGCGGGGTGTCCGGGGCGATGATGGGCGTGGTGCGCCACCAGAAAGGCATCGGGATCTACGGTCCGGCCCTCGACGGATCCGGGAACAGCATCGGCGGCGTTCGGTTGATGCAGTTGCTGTCTAAGGTGCTCGACGTCGAGTGA
- a CDS encoding glutamine synthetase family protein, with product MDTLRAVDPAHAQKTRELADAGVRYVTASWIDILGRSRGKSHPVERYSELLAGFARYTPRGINGIGQMDPVEEEVTALPDPDTLTILPWDKRFAWMASDMWSDKGEPFALCPRSILKRQIRRAADQGYRCTLGIEPEFYLYRPENLTSTGFGDLTASGAVEPSPAYDVETTYDVSVFLDEVVSTMKEIGLEAFAMGAEGGVNQFEIDFYYRDLLQMADRLTLFRLMMHQVAKKHGLAVTFMPKPFANLWGSGAHFNLGLCTLGDEEESVLRIGGSSVGGEDEWSKESKYFVGGLLKHARALTAITNPLVNSYKRLTPRLVDGSVSWAPIKIAYGPNNRSCMVRIPENRPAIEVRNPDASANVYLAGAFLLAAGLDGIENEIDPGPEMIELASDRDEIQRLPRTLLEAIEAFEEDELSYEVFGDEFIKEYVATKHTEWEQDHLPVSEAERTQHLPYY from the coding sequence ATGGATACGCTCCGCGCGGTCGACCCCGCGCACGCACAGAAGACCCGCGAGTTGGCCGACGCCGGGGTCCGGTATGTCACGGCCTCGTGGATCGACATCCTCGGCCGGTCACGAGGCAAGAGTCATCCCGTCGAACGCTATTCGGAGCTGCTCGCCGGCTTCGCCCGCTACACGCCGCGCGGCATCAACGGCATCGGCCAGATGGACCCCGTCGAGGAAGAGGTCACCGCGCTCCCGGATCCCGACACGTTGACGATCCTGCCGTGGGACAAGCGGTTCGCATGGATGGCCTCCGATATGTGGTCGGACAAGGGCGAGCCGTTCGCATTGTGCCCGCGGTCGATCCTGAAGCGGCAGATCCGGCGCGCCGCTGATCAGGGTTACCGGTGCACGCTGGGCATCGAGCCCGAGTTCTACCTGTACCGGCCGGAGAATCTCACCTCGACCGGATTCGGTGATCTGACCGCATCCGGTGCCGTCGAGCCGAGCCCGGCCTACGACGTCGAGACGACCTATGACGTGTCGGTCTTCCTCGACGAAGTGGTGTCGACGATGAAGGAGATCGGTCTCGAAGCCTTCGCGATGGGCGCCGAAGGCGGAGTGAACCAGTTCGAGATCGACTTCTACTACCGCGACCTCCTCCAGATGGCCGACCGGCTCACGTTGTTCCGGCTGATGATGCACCAGGTGGCCAAGAAGCACGGACTGGCCGTCACCTTCATGCCAAAACCTTTTGCCAACTTGTGGGGTTCCGGTGCTCACTTCAACCTCGGCCTTTGCACGCTGGGCGACGAGGAGGAAAGCGTCCTGCGGATCGGCGGATCCAGCGTTGGCGGCGAGGACGAGTGGTCGAAGGAGTCGAAGTACTTCGTCGGCGGGCTGCTCAAGCATGCCCGCGCACTGACCGCGATCACGAACCCTCTTGTCAACTCCTACAAGCGGTTGACGCCGAGGCTGGTCGACGGGTCGGTGTCGTGGGCGCCAATCAAGATCGCCTATGGGCCCAACAACCGGTCATGTATGGTCCGCATCCCCGAGAACCGTCCGGCGATCGAGGTGCGTAACCCCGATGCGTCGGCGAACGTATACCTCGCGGGTGCGTTCCTGCTCGCGGCCGGCCTGGATGGGATAGAGAACGAGATCGACCCTGGCCCGGAGATGATCGAACTCGCATCGGACCGCGACGAGATCCAGCGGCTCCCGCGGACTCTGCTCGAAGCGATCGAGGCCTTCGAAGAGGACGAGCTGAGCTACGAGGTCTTCGGTGACGAGTTCATCAAGGAGTACGTCGCGACAAAGCACACCGAATGGGAGCAGGACCACCTGCCGGTGAGCGAGGCCGAGAGGACCCAGCACCTTCCGTACTACTAG
- a CDS encoding cytosine permease produces MENVIQHNKIESPPTRVDAVGKVESYGIEYIPDEDRHSRPRNLLWILFGGSMTFGIIVIGWIPVSLGLGWWASASAIVVGSAIGATLMAPMGLLGLRSGSNNPVASGAHFGALGRMIGSALGITADIVFAALCIWAAGEVLARSVVRIFSVESQTMTVVLLILAYTLVAVVMTVIAVMGHANMVSFTKWMVPTAGSMMLLYVFVAAPNFDPGYAGGDYVLGSFWPTWILGMLACAGTVNSYGPYAGDWTRHISTKKYPPKHSVVAAWFGGFFGMGGAFMFGAYTAVTFKEPLNAYATEFANNVPFWFLFFALYLAFVPGTAQAVINIYNMGLDFSSVVPRLSRVRATIYLSIVSTLLVFVGAFYQQLSAIVSSYLAILIVLGAPWSIINLIGYFNNRGFYDPDSLQVYNRGQMGGRYWSSVGLNHRAVIAWLAAVVVGMLFVNTGWYVGPGAELFDGADMGFVVSTLVGAAVYIALLKWNPEPAYVFGPKGARIASAPPERYGDFMPIQPMDLSKVRFRFG; encoded by the coding sequence ATGGAAAACGTGATACAGCACAACAAGATCGAAAGCCCTCCCACGAGGGTCGATGCCGTCGGCAAGGTCGAGAGCTACGGCATCGAGTACATCCCCGACGAGGACAGGCACTCCCGCCCGAGGAATCTGCTGTGGATTCTGTTCGGCGGAAGCATGACGTTCGGGATCATCGTCATCGGCTGGATACCCGTATCGCTGGGGCTGGGCTGGTGGGCGTCCGCCAGCGCCATCGTGGTGGGCTCGGCGATCGGTGCGACCCTGATGGCACCGATGGGGCTACTCGGCCTCCGCAGCGGCAGTAACAATCCTGTCGCCAGCGGCGCCCATTTCGGGGCGCTCGGCCGGATGATCGGCTCAGCCCTCGGTATCACCGCCGACATCGTGTTCGCCGCGTTGTGCATCTGGGCGGCAGGAGAAGTGCTGGCGCGCAGCGTAGTTCGCATCTTCTCGGTGGAGAGCCAGACGATGACGGTCGTCCTGCTGATCCTCGCTTACACCCTGGTGGCGGTTGTCATGACGGTCATCGCCGTGATGGGCCACGCCAACATGGTGTCGTTCACGAAGTGGATGGTGCCCACCGCGGGCAGCATGATGCTGCTCTACGTCTTCGTCGCCGCCCCGAACTTCGACCCCGGTTATGCCGGTGGAGATTACGTACTGGGCAGCTTCTGGCCGACGTGGATCCTCGGCATGCTCGCGTGCGCCGGAACGGTCAACTCCTACGGTCCGTACGCGGGCGACTGGACCCGCCACATCTCCACGAAGAAGTACCCGCCCAAGCACTCCGTCGTGGCGGCATGGTTCGGTGGATTCTTCGGCATGGGAGGCGCTTTCATGTTCGGCGCGTACACCGCCGTGACGTTCAAGGAACCGCTGAACGCCTATGCGACGGAGTTCGCCAACAACGTGCCGTTCTGGTTTCTGTTCTTCGCGTTGTATCTGGCGTTCGTTCCCGGCACCGCCCAGGCGGTCATCAACATCTACAACATGGGACTCGACTTCTCGTCTGTCGTGCCACGGCTGAGTCGGGTGCGAGCCACCATCTACCTGTCGATCGTGTCGACCCTGCTGGTATTCGTCGGGGCGTTCTATCAACAGCTTTCGGCGATTGTGAGCTCCTACCTCGCGATACTCATCGTGCTCGGCGCGCCGTGGAGCATCATCAACCTGATCGGCTACTTCAACAATCGTGGCTTCTACGACCCGGATTCTCTCCAGGTGTACAACCGCGGCCAGATGGGCGGTCGCTACTGGTCCTCCGTCGGCCTCAACCACCGAGCGGTGATCGCTTGGCTGGCAGCCGTTGTCGTCGGGATGTTGTTCGTCAACACCGGGTGGTACGTCGGCCCGGGAGCCGAACTGTTCGACGGTGCCGACATGGGCTTCGTCGTGAGCACTCTTGTCGGCGCGGCCGTCTACATCGCCTTGCTGAAGTGGAATCCGGAGCCGGCATATGTCTTCGGCCCGAAAGGTGCACGCATCGCCAGCGCCCCGCCGGAACGGTACGGCGACTTCATGCCGATCCAGCCGATGGACCTTTCGAAGGTCCGGTTCCGCTTCGGCTGA
- a CDS encoding DUF1116 domain-containing protein: MHHHRDHREKANLAAIRALIASDPVLIAVESADRAMGLPKSTVLTSGPAMPFGSYTGGQRAAIIGGALYEGLAADEAEAVAAFERGDIQVRGCQEFGCVGSLAGVTTASMPVVVVADDRSGDRAYCTLYEGDSADRLNYGSYTEATRSNLEDLRLRIAPALNALINSQTEALRLKPIMSRAVTMGDELHSRNAAATLLLLRRLLVGAKQLGAELEAVLDSLCDDYFFLRLSMAASKVMANAMRGFDGSSVVTAMAFSCAEFGIQTSGTGDRWFTGPLPTFDDYLLESGCDAGDIEFMGGESTITEVVGLGGLAQAAGLPLHRSSGRDASTMIARTTAMYEITVTESPDFLIPVLNYRGTPLGLDVAKIAAKADLTPFLDIGIAGRSGRQIGGGVAKAPLVPFSKAWDALHPM, encoded by the coding sequence ATGCATCACCACCGCGATCACCGCGAGAAAGCAAACCTGGCCGCGATCCGGGCGCTCATCGCATCAGACCCTGTGCTGATCGCGGTGGAGAGCGCCGACCGGGCCATGGGACTGCCGAAGTCGACCGTGCTCACCTCGGGTCCCGCCATGCCGTTCGGCTCCTACACCGGCGGGCAGCGGGCGGCGATCATCGGTGGTGCGCTCTATGAGGGACTGGCGGCCGATGAGGCCGAGGCGGTCGCCGCCTTCGAACGCGGAGACATCCAGGTGCGGGGTTGTCAGGAATTCGGCTGCGTCGGCTCGCTCGCAGGTGTCACCACCGCATCCATGCCCGTCGTCGTCGTGGCCGACGACCGCAGCGGCGACCGCGCGTACTGCACCCTCTACGAAGGCGACAGCGCCGACCGCCTCAACTACGGCAGCTACACCGAGGCCACCCGGAGCAATCTGGAGGACCTGCGCCTGCGCATCGCTCCCGCGCTGAATGCGCTGATCAATTCTCAGACGGAAGCGCTGCGGCTGAAGCCGATCATGTCCAGGGCCGTGACCATGGGCGACGAGTTGCACAGCCGCAACGCCGCGGCCACGCTGCTGCTGCTCAGGCGGCTGCTGGTCGGCGCCAAACAACTTGGTGCGGAATTGGAGGCCGTGCTCGACTCGCTGTGCGACGACTACTTCTTCCTGCGGCTGTCGATGGCCGCCAGCAAGGTGATGGCCAACGCGATGCGCGGCTTCGACGGCTCCTCCGTGGTCACCGCCATGGCCTTCTCCTGCGCCGAGTTCGGGATCCAGACCTCGGGCACCGGCGACAGGTGGTTTACCGGTCCCCTGCCGACGTTCGACGACTACCTGCTCGAATCCGGGTGCGACGCCGGCGACATCGAGTTCATGGGCGGTGAAAGCACCATCACCGAGGTGGTCGGGCTCGGCGGCCTCGCGCAGGCAGCCGGCTTGCCCCTGCATCGCTCGAGCGGCCGCGACGCGTCGACGATGATCGCGCGGACGACTGCGATGTACGAGATCACCGTCACCGAGAGCCCGGACTTTCTGATTCCAGTCCTGAACTATCGCGGCACGCCGCTCGGGCTGGACGTGGCGAAGATCGCGGCCAAAGCCGACCTCACCCCGTTCCTCGATATCGGGATCGCAGGTCGCTCAGGACGACAGATCGGAGGTGGCGTCGCCAAAGCACCCCTTGTGCCCTTCAGCAAGGCATGGGACGCGCTGCACCCCATGTGA